From Streptomyces sp. TLI_053, a single genomic window includes:
- a CDS encoding LuxR family transcriptional regulator has translation MSPLPVSPPHDPYDPSRTPPAGRESEYRRLHHALDRCSAGAGSVIVLHGSVGSGRSDLLYAFTDSAAERGVQVLVGTGSPLEREFPLGLARQLLQGADLAPEEAAAAEALLAEGAASGTVPAPSDRPAGRLGQRVLEGLFRLVRGLAERAPVLIAVDDRQDADPQSLEFLLYLVRRTRGTGVLTVLSSRETMTPAHPLFEVELARQPHHQHIRLDLLGTDLVAEVLRTRLGAAAAERHAVEAHALTGGNPLLVHSLVGDQERAGSPGTLVVGEGYRRGLMHCLHRIDPLALHYARGVAVLGGGATPELLAELLLLAPDALPRALYLLHAAGLFRDGGFRHPTAAGDLLAAMRPLELAALHQRAGRLLRAAGATAATVDGHARVAEGHLRSSLGPAPAAGAGDPGAVLPEFGGGGAWEGPGHGAGVAADATEAEATVAAEVAAAEPEPEETAATGGFGPVPDHALRLWSGPAPTGPAVECVPTLPGTVTDADTARRHELKRLRHHFWHGRIDEGTTALARFEAVPGQAVHTEALRHWLAYWYPALLPNPARRSGPADGATADRSDGMRLLAALFAGTVSPEDAVVRAELVLRAGLLGGVRTESLTAALTVLLYADRADRAVHWCAPLAERAGARCGAHWNALLAALRAEAALRQGDLRSADEAGRAAFAHVRPEAWGVAVGLPLATMAAARTALGLHQDAAHFLELATPAGLEHTPAGLHHRYALAGHRLALGRAEQALADYRACGDTMARWGVDHLPAIAPWRLGAARAQLALGRPGGAAALADQQLARLGPVGHPRIRGLALRIRAAAGGPAERTELLERAVGLLEEAGAESELAAALGELSEAHQHDGDPGRARRADRRLRRTPVLAVVPVPVRAQTAAPVSLLPVAGPLPMAGVPVAGASVTAVPVTAVPVAAAPVTGVPGAGALPAATPAEGVGALSEAEGRVAELAARGLSNRDIARKLYITVSTVEQHLTRVYRKLGVRRRLDLARLLGPVPPAAADGIPPHPGFPHRADLVAG, from the coding sequence ATGTCCCCCCTTCCCGTGTCCCCGCCGCACGATCCGTACGATCCGTCGAGAACCCCGCCGGCCGGCCGCGAGTCCGAGTACCGGCGGCTGCACCACGCCCTCGACCGCTGCTCGGCCGGCGCCGGGAGCGTGATCGTGCTGCACGGTTCGGTCGGCAGCGGGCGCAGCGACCTGCTCTACGCCTTCACCGACAGCGCCGCCGAGCGCGGCGTCCAGGTCCTGGTCGGCACCGGCTCGCCGCTCGAACGCGAGTTCCCGCTCGGCCTGGCCCGGCAGCTCCTCCAGGGTGCCGACCTCGCGCCGGAGGAGGCCGCCGCCGCCGAGGCCCTGCTCGCCGAGGGCGCGGCCTCCGGCACCGTTCCCGCCCCGTCCGACCGCCCTGCCGGACGGCTCGGCCAGCGCGTCCTGGAGGGTCTGTTCCGGCTGGTCCGCGGCCTGGCCGAACGCGCCCCCGTGCTGATCGCCGTCGACGACCGGCAGGACGCCGACCCGCAGTCCCTGGAATTCCTGCTCTACCTGGTCCGCCGCACCCGGGGCACCGGCGTGCTCACCGTCCTCAGCTCCCGCGAGACCATGACCCCGGCGCACCCGCTGTTCGAGGTCGAACTCGCCCGCCAGCCGCACCACCAGCACATCCGGCTCGACCTGCTCGGCACCGACCTCGTCGCCGAGGTGCTGCGCACCCGCCTCGGCGCCGCGGCCGCCGAACGGCACGCCGTCGAGGCGCACGCCCTCACCGGCGGCAACCCGCTGCTCGTGCACAGCCTCGTCGGCGACCAGGAACGGGCCGGCAGCCCCGGCACCCTGGTCGTCGGCGAGGGCTACCGGCGCGGTCTGATGCACTGCCTGCACCGGATCGACCCGCTCGCCCTGCACTACGCGCGCGGCGTCGCCGTCCTCGGCGGCGGCGCCACCCCGGAACTCCTCGCCGAACTGCTGCTGCTCGCCCCCGACGCGCTGCCCCGGGCGCTGTACCTGCTGCACGCGGCCGGGCTCTTCCGCGACGGCGGCTTCCGCCACCCCACCGCCGCCGGGGACCTGCTCGCCGCGATGCGGCCGCTCGAACTCGCGGCCCTGCACCAGCGGGCCGGCCGGCTGCTGCGCGCCGCCGGTGCGACGGCGGCCACCGTCGACGGGCACGCCCGGGTGGCCGAGGGGCATCTGCGCAGCTCGCTCGGACCGGCGCCCGCCGCCGGAGCCGGGGATCCCGGCGCGGTGCTGCCGGAGTTCGGCGGCGGCGGGGCGTGGGAGGGGCCCGGCCACGGGGCCGGGGTGGCGGCGGATGCCACCGAGGCCGAGGCCACGGTCGCGGCCGAGGTCGCGGCCGCGGAGCCGGAGCCGGAGGAGACCGCCGCGACCGGTGGCTTCGGACCGGTGCCGGACCACGCGCTGCGGCTGTGGTCCGGCCCGGCGCCGACCGGCCCCGCCGTCGAGTGCGTCCCCACCCTCCCCGGTACCGTCACCGATGCCGACACCGCGCGGCGCCACGAACTCAAGCGCCTGCGCCACCACTTCTGGCACGGCCGGATCGACGAGGGCACCACCGCGCTCGCCCGCTTCGAAGCCGTCCCCGGCCAGGCCGTCCACACCGAGGCCCTGCGCCACTGGCTCGCCTACTGGTACCCCGCGCTGCTCCCCAACCCCGCCCGCCGGAGCGGTCCGGCCGACGGCGCCACCGCCGACCGGAGCGACGGCATGCGGCTGCTCGCCGCCCTGTTCGCCGGTACCGTGTCCCCGGAGGACGCCGTGGTCCGCGCCGAACTCGTGCTGCGCGCCGGACTCCTCGGCGGCGTGCGCACCGAATCGCTCACCGCCGCGCTCACCGTCCTGCTCTACGCCGACCGCGCCGACCGGGCCGTCCACTGGTGCGCCCCGCTCGCCGAACGCGCCGGCGCCCGCTGCGGCGCCCACTGGAACGCCCTGCTGGCCGCGCTGCGCGCCGAGGCGGCGCTGCGCCAGGGCGACCTGCGGAGCGCCGACGAGGCCGGTCGGGCCGCGTTCGCGCACGTCCGTCCGGAGGCCTGGGGGGTGGCCGTGGGGCTGCCGCTGGCGACCATGGCGGCCGCCCGCACCGCGCTCGGCCTGCACCAGGACGCGGCGCACTTCCTGGAGCTGGCCACCCCGGCGGGCCTGGAGCACACCCCCGCGGGCCTGCACCACCGGTACGCGCTGGCCGGTCACCGGCTCGCCCTCGGCCGGGCCGAGCAGGCCCTCGCCGACTACCGCGCCTGCGGCGACACCATGGCCCGCTGGGGAGTGGACCACCTGCCGGCCATCGCGCCCTGGCGGCTCGGGGCGGCCCGCGCCCAGCTCGCCCTGGGCCGGCCGGGCGGCGCCGCCGCGCTCGCGGACCAGCAGCTCGCCCGGCTGGGGCCGGTCGGCCACCCGAGGATCCGCGGCCTGGCGCTGCGGATCCGGGCGGCGGCGGGCGGACCGGCGGAGCGGACCGAACTGCTGGAACGCGCCGTCGGACTGCTGGAGGAGGCCGGGGCGGAGTCCGAGCTGGCGGCGGCGCTGGGGGAGCTGAGCGAGGCCCACCAGCACGACGGCGACCCGGGCCGGGCCCGCCGGGCGGACCGGCGGCTGCGCCGGACGCCGGTGCTGGCGGTGGTGCCGGTGCCGGTCCGGGCGCAGACGGCCGCGCCGGTGTCGCTGCTGCCGGTGGCGGGTCCCCTCCCGATGGCCGGAGTCCCGGTGGCCGGAGCCTCCGTGACCGCCGTGCCCGTGACCGCCGTGCCGGTGGCCGCGGCGCCCGTGACGGGTGTGCCCGGGGCCGGGGCGCTTCCGGCCGCCACCCCGGCGGAAGGCGTCGGCGCGCTCTCCGAGGCCGAGGGCCGGGTCGCCGAGCTCGCCGCGCGCGGCCTGTCCAACCGGGACATCGCCCGCAAGCTCTACATCACCGTGTCGACCGTCGAGCAGCACCTCACCCGGGTCTACCGCAAGCTCGGCGTGCGCCGCCGGCTCGACCTCGCCCGGCTGCTCGGCCCGGTCCCGCCGGCCGCCGCCGACGGCATCCCGCCGCACCCGGGCTTCCCCCACCGGGCGGACCTGGTCGCCGGCTGA
- a CDS encoding helix-turn-helix transcriptional regulator — protein MHRNRAATTPVEDHLWQAFGRQLRQWRRRAGLTQAQLGAEIGYDHTAVSKLEHGTRRTSPRIADRLDDLLRAGGELRAACRLAEEGPAPAPAPAPAVEAPPAPAPGDWTRPPLPGPPVAALGPVLPAGLAAHLPHRLPDYGLLCPLHDAAGCAVPAPADLAALHTAFRAADPDTAAPVDPDTAHALAGLLAAHLRAGDSPTAPGTAAVEDTLRVVLRRLAAHPAGPDRRPLARLAGEYAHAAGALRMQDGRNATAMACFTRALGWAELAGDHATQVAALSDMSFLARLDGDPDAALGYAREISRVAPARHWAGAMGQIARARAHAMTGDVRATVRHLGRSRLHLDHIGVHDESDAAWLSIASMRLRVEAGAAAALRDAAAAVDDPRLARRAVDAAETALALLAPDQLPSARLLFTVRVADCHLLAQDPRAAADLLGPVLAAAGGGVDGLPPLVRRELAGLRRRLAGHGLAG, from the coding sequence GTGCACCGCAACCGGGCGGCGACCACGCCCGTCGAGGACCACCTCTGGCAGGCCTTCGGCCGGCAGCTGCGCCAGTGGCGCCGCCGCGCCGGACTGACCCAGGCCCAGCTCGGCGCCGAGATCGGCTACGACCACACCGCCGTCAGCAAACTGGAGCACGGCACCCGCCGCACCAGTCCCCGGATCGCCGACCGCCTCGACGACCTGCTGCGGGCGGGCGGCGAACTGCGCGCCGCCTGCCGCCTCGCCGAGGAGGGCCCCGCCCCGGCCCCCGCCCCCGCGCCCGCCGTCGAGGCACCCCCCGCACCGGCGCCCGGCGACTGGACCCGCCCCCCGCTGCCCGGCCCGCCCGTCGCCGCCCTCGGCCCCGTCCTGCCCGCCGGCCTCGCCGCCCACCTGCCGCACCGCCTCCCCGACTACGGGCTGCTCTGCCCGCTGCACGACGCCGCCGGCTGCGCCGTCCCCGCCCCGGCCGACCTGGCCGCCCTGCACACCGCGTTCCGTGCCGCCGACCCCGACACCGCCGCCCCCGTCGACCCGGACACCGCCCACGCGCTGGCCGGCCTGCTCGCCGCCCACCTGCGGGCCGGCGACAGCCCCACCGCCCCCGGCACCGCGGCCGTCGAGGACACCCTGCGGGTCGTGCTGCGCCGCCTGGCCGCCCACCCGGCCGGCCCCGACCGCCGCCCGCTGGCCCGGCTCGCCGGCGAGTACGCCCACGCCGCCGGCGCCCTGCGGATGCAGGACGGCCGCAACGCCACCGCCATGGCCTGCTTCACCCGCGCCCTCGGCTGGGCCGAACTCGCCGGGGACCACGCCACCCAGGTGGCCGCGCTCAGCGACATGAGCTTCCTCGCCCGCCTCGACGGCGACCCGGACGCCGCCCTCGGCTACGCCCGTGAGATCTCCCGGGTGGCCCCCGCCCGGCACTGGGCCGGCGCCATGGGCCAGATCGCCCGGGCCCGCGCCCACGCCATGACCGGCGACGTCCGCGCCACCGTCCGCCACCTCGGCCGCTCCCGGCTCCACCTCGACCACATCGGCGTCCACGACGAGTCCGACGCCGCCTGGCTCTCCATCGCCTCGATGCGGCTGCGGGTCGAGGCCGGGGCCGCCGCCGCCCTGCGCGACGCGGCGGCCGCCGTCGACGACCCCCGGCTGGCCCGCCGGGCCGTCGACGCCGCCGAGACCGCGCTGGCGCTGCTCGCCCCCGACCAACTTCCCTCCGCCCGCCTGCTGTTCACCGTCCGGGTGGCCGACTGCCACCTGCTCGCCCAGGACCCGCGGGCCGCCGCTGACCTGCTCGGACCGGTACTCGCGGCGGCCGGCGGCGGGGTGGACGGGCTGCCGCCGCTGGTCCGGCGCGAACTCGCCGGACTGCGCCGCCGGCTGGCCGGGCACGGCCTGGCGGGGTGA
- a CDS encoding HAMP domain-containing sensor histidine kinase produces MRPYLRPRPHPRRDRRPRRISLRRKIAALAAATACLVAAAVGVLVHVWTEHDIRSRAEARAFNSVYAAMDVYRRTGALSDGAVLDPAELPAALRHPADGDRHTAVVDRVEGNVGPSVWAAQRTGGPGSPVLAVQVNMGPELSDLPRLDAAMAVASLIALAAATPLAAYGAGLLARRLRLVAATADRIAAGDLDARTGPTGGRDEVSDIAVTVDLMADSLAHRLRVERQFTADVAHELRTPVGGLLAAADLLPEGGTEDRVRARVRDLRALVEDLLEISRLDAGAEQPVRARIPLGEVVREAVRRTGLDTGLDTGAAGAVETDPRRLERIVGNLVVNAHRHGGAPVLVTVEGSTVRVRDHGPGFPADLLRHGPRRFHTGAAERGAGHGLGLTIALGQARLLGADLRLANAPDGGAVATLHLPD; encoded by the coding sequence GTGCGTCCGTACCTCCGCCCGCGCCCGCACCCCCGCCGGGACCGCCGCCCCCGCCGGATCTCGCTGCGCCGGAAGATCGCGGCGCTGGCCGCCGCCACCGCCTGCCTGGTCGCCGCCGCGGTCGGCGTCCTGGTCCACGTCTGGACCGAGCACGACATCCGCTCCCGCGCCGAGGCCCGGGCGTTCAACTCGGTGTACGCGGCCATGGACGTCTACCGCCGCACCGGCGCCCTGTCCGACGGCGCGGTTCTCGACCCCGCGGAGCTGCCCGCCGCCCTGCGCCACCCGGCCGACGGCGACCGGCACACCGCGGTCGTCGACCGCGTCGAGGGCAACGTCGGCCCGAGCGTCTGGGCCGCCCAGCGCACCGGCGGCCCGGGCAGCCCGGTCCTCGCCGTCCAGGTCAACATGGGCCCGGAACTCTCCGACCTGCCCCGGCTCGACGCGGCGATGGCCGTGGCCTCGCTGATCGCCCTCGCGGCCGCCACCCCGCTCGCCGCCTACGGGGCGGGCCTGCTCGCCCGCCGGCTGCGGCTGGTCGCCGCGACCGCCGACCGGATCGCCGCCGGGGACCTCGACGCCCGCACCGGGCCCACCGGGGGCCGCGACGAGGTGTCCGACATCGCCGTCACCGTCGACCTGATGGCCGACAGCCTCGCCCACCGGCTGCGGGTCGAGCGGCAGTTCACCGCCGACGTGGCCCACGAGCTGCGCACGCCCGTCGGGGGCCTGCTGGCCGCCGCCGACCTGCTGCCGGAGGGCGGGACGGAGGACCGGGTCCGGGCCCGGGTGCGCGACCTGCGGGCGCTGGTCGAGGACCTGTTGGAGATCTCCCGGCTGGACGCCGGGGCCGAGCAGCCGGTGCGGGCCCGGATCCCGCTCGGCGAGGTCGTCCGCGAGGCCGTCCGGCGGACCGGCCTGGACACCGGACTGGACACCGGCGCGGCCGGGGCCGTCGAGACCGACCCGCGCCGACTCGAACGGATCGTCGGCAATCTCGTCGTCAACGCCCACCGGCACGGCGGCGCGCCGGTGCTCGTCACCGTCGAGGGCTCCACCGTGCGGGTCCGCGACCACGGGCCCGGCTTCCCCGCGGACCTGCTCCGGCACGGCCCGCGCCGCTTCCACACCGGCGCCGCCGAACGCGGCGCGGGCCACGGCCTGGGCCTGACCATCGCACTCGGCCAGGCCCGCCTGCTGGGCGCCGACCTGCGCCTCGCCAACGCCCCGGACGGCGGCGCCGTCGCCACCCTCCACCTGCCGGACTGA
- the cseB gene encoding two-component system response regulator CseB, producing the protein MSSPDPSRPVRVLLVEDDDLMRRSFTTALERYGYTMTAAADGLTGLELFRDGTFDLLVLDVMLPGLDGIGLCRRVRETSLVPVLMMSARGDGLDVVAGLEAGADDYVVKPVDTFVLVARIRSLLRRATYAPAPAPAGSPDPEPGDAVLVFGDLTVDTAGMEVSVAGSPVALTPTELKLLLEFAAHPGVVLERHTLLRNVWDYGWDGDSRVVDLCVQRLRRKLGRERIETVRGFGYKLRR; encoded by the coding sequence GTGTCGTCGCCCGATCCCTCGCGCCCCGTCCGCGTGCTGCTGGTCGAGGACGACGACCTGATGCGCCGCTCCTTCACCACGGCGCTGGAGCGCTACGGCTACACGATGACGGCCGCCGCCGACGGCCTCACCGGCCTCGAACTCTTCCGCGACGGAACCTTCGACCTGCTGGTCCTGGACGTCATGCTGCCCGGTCTGGACGGCATCGGCCTGTGCCGCCGGGTCCGCGAGACCAGCCTGGTGCCGGTGCTGATGATGTCCGCGCGCGGCGACGGGCTGGATGTGGTGGCCGGACTGGAGGCCGGCGCCGACGACTACGTGGTCAAGCCCGTCGACACCTTCGTGCTGGTGGCGCGGATCCGCTCGCTGCTGCGGCGGGCCACCTACGCCCCCGCGCCCGCGCCCGCCGGATCCCCGGACCCTGAGCCCGGGGACGCGGTGCTGGTCTTCGGGGACCTCACCGTCGACACCGCGGGCATGGAGGTCTCCGTCGCCGGGAGCCCGGTGGCCCTGACCCCGACCGAACTCAAGCTGCTGCTGGAGTTCGCCGCCCACCCGGGCGTCGTACTGGAGCGCCACACCCTGCTGCGCAACGTCTGGGACTACGGCTGGGACGGCGACAGCCGGGTGGTCGACCTGTGTGTGCAGCGCCTGCGCCGCAAGCTCGGCCGGGAACGGATCGAGACGGTCCGCGGCTTCGGCTACAAGCTCAGGCGCTGA
- a CDS encoding ABC transporter ATP-binding protein, translated as MITDPFAPRPARAPYPAPGIAAATTGLTKVYGRGDTRVTALDAVTVAFREAEFTAIMGPSGCGKSTLLHCAAGLDTPTAGSVRIGTTELGGLRDRELTRLRRDRLGFVFQAFNLLPALSALENITLPLALAGRRPDPEWLDRVVAMVGLGERLGHRPAELSGGQQQRVAVARALASRPAIVFADEPTGNLDSRAGAEVLGFLRESVHELGRTVVMVTHDPVAAGYADRVLFLADGRPVDELAHPTPERVLDVMRTVDTRVRTG; from the coding sequence GTGATCACCGACCCGTTCGCCCCCCGCCCGGCCCGCGCCCCGTACCCGGCGCCCGGGATCGCCGCCGCCACCACCGGCCTCACCAAGGTCTACGGTCGCGGGGACACCCGGGTCACCGCGCTCGACGCGGTCACCGTGGCCTTCCGGGAGGCCGAGTTCACCGCGATCATGGGCCCGTCCGGCTGCGGCAAGTCCACCCTGCTGCACTGCGCCGCCGGTCTGGACACCCCCACCGCCGGCTCGGTCCGGATCGGCACCACCGAACTCGGCGGCCTGCGCGACCGTGAGCTCACCCGGTTGCGCCGGGACCGGCTCGGTTTCGTGTTCCAGGCGTTCAACCTGCTGCCCGCGCTCAGCGCGCTGGAGAACATCACGCTCCCGCTCGCGCTGGCCGGGCGCCGGCCCGACCCGGAGTGGCTGGACCGGGTGGTCGCCATGGTGGGCCTGGGCGAACGCCTCGGCCACCGGCCCGCCGAACTGTCGGGCGGCCAGCAGCAGCGCGTGGCGGTCGCCCGCGCCCTGGCCTCGAGGCCCGCGATCGTGTTCGCCGACGAGCCCACCGGCAACCTCGACTCGCGGGCCGGGGCCGAGGTGCTCGGCTTCCTGCGCGAGTCCGTCCACGAGCTGGGGCGGACGGTCGTCATGGTCACCCACGACCCGGTCGCGGCGGGCTACGCGGACCGGGTGCTGTTCCTGGCCGACGGCCGCCCGGTGGACGAGCTGGCCCACCCGACGCCCGAGCGGGTGCTCGACGTGATGCGGACCGTCGACACCCGCGTGCGCACCGGCTGA